The following are encoded in a window of Acipenser ruthenus chromosome 26, fAciRut3.2 maternal haplotype, whole genome shotgun sequence genomic DNA:
- the LOC117963397 gene encoding rRNA methyltransferase 3, mitochondrial-like, which translates to MQNIGSNIQHICTINKRQASTLLWCRTQCSTVSLVHLSVLSEKSKVAVQPIRSLRKETLTANMAAFMRGVSRGQTAVETFTFLTIRANQTIDAKRYVRALRRTPVKVIYPESEAAETKTRKTTAKVKDQSKADQFDNKTLPKYWRPGGDDNSKTKPKPQPSETNEKRPRPTQPFNSEPLKNSVRANTPPKDTRDRDELEGLRYDKAYPGDKRLAKVVTIVKSRRFREQHGKILLEGRRLITDALGSGAVLQTLFFSSLDALKELPLDKLRRVNLIKVKFDHIKVWSDLVTPQGIMAIFARPDHSKMTYPAEQLEHSLPLSLICDNIRDPGNLGTILRCAAGAGCSRALLTKGCVDVWEPKVLRAAMGAHFRLPVIPNLEWDEIPNYLPGSTTVHLADNCSSPSESRGSDRLKAGDYGWVSSRPNPKRIGFEEHSLDSDSDSDSDSDLSLPEVEAQLYHEGWAQNQTALVIGGETHGLSLEALRLAERTEGRRLMVPMVPGVDSLNSAMAASILLFEGKRQLKAERSSPTQKVQRQ; encoded by the exons ATGCAGAACATAGGTTCAAATATTCAACATATATGCACCATTAATAAAAGACAAGCATCGACATTATTATGGTGCAGGACGCAGTGCTCGACTGTATCCTTGGTGCATCTAAGTGTCCTGAGTGAAAAGTCAAAGGTCGCCGTACAGCCAATCAGATCGCTGAGAAAGGAGACGCTCACGGCCAACATGGCGGCGTTCATGAGAGGCGTGAGTCGCGGCCAGACAGCGGTCGAAAcgtttacatttttaacaatCCGAGCAAATCAAACGATCGACGCGAAGAGATATGTCAGGGCCCTCCGACGAACACCCGTCAAAGTGATATATCCAGAAAGCGAGGCCGCGGAAACGAAAACGAGAAAAACGACCGCGAAAGTAAAGGACCAGTCCAAAGCCGACCAGTTTGACAATAAGACGCTCCCGAAGTACTGGAGACCAGGAGGAGACGACAACAGCAAAACCAAACCAAAGCCGCAGCCCAGTGAGACCAACGAGAAGAGACCGAGACCGACACAGCCTTTCAATTCGGAACCGCTGAAAAACAGCGTCCGAGCGAACACGCCTCCCAAAGACACACGGGACAGAGACGAACTCGAGGGGCTGAGATACGACAAAGCCTACCCAGGAGACAAGAGATTAGC GAAGGTGGTGACTATCGTGAAGTCGAGGAGGTTTCGGGAGCAGCATGGAAAGATCTTGCTGGAAGGCCGGCGGCTGATCACGGACGCGCTGGGATCCGGGGCGGTGCTGCAGACGCTCTTCTTCAGCTCACTCGACGCGCTCAAGGAGCTGCCGCTGGACAAGCTGCGGAGGGTCAACCTCATCAAAGTGAAGTTCGACCACATCAAGGTCTGGTCAGATCTCGTCACGCCGCAGGGCATCATGG CTATCTTTGCCAGGCCAGATCACTCAAAGATGACCTACCCTGCCGAGCAGCTGGAGCACTCCCTGCCCCTGTCGCTGATCTGCGACAACATCCGGGACCCGGGGAATCTGGGAACCATCCTGCGGTGTGCAGCCGGAGCGGGGTGCAGCAGAGCGCTCCTCACCAAGG GTTGCGTGGATGTTTGGGAGCCCAAGGTGCTGCGGGCCGCTATGGGGGCTCACTTCCGACTCCCCGTCATCCCTAACCTGGAGTGGGACGAGATTCCAAACTACCTCCCCGGCAGTACTACCGTCCACCTAGCGGATAACTGCAGCTCCCCCTCGGAGAGCCGGGGCTCGGACAGGCTCAAAGCCGGGGACTATGGGTGGGTGTCCAGCCGACCAAACCCAAAGAGAATCGGGTTCGAGGAGCACAGCCTGGACTCGGATTCAGACTCGGACTCTGACTCGGACCTCTCCCTTCCTGAAGTGGAGGCCCAGCTGTACCATGAGGGCTGGGCGCAGAACCAGACCGCCCTGGTGATTGGTGGAGAGACTCACGGGCTGAGCCTGGAGGCCCTCCGATTGGCCGAGAGGACGGAGGGTAGAAGGCTGATGGTCCCCATGGTCCCGGGGGTGGACAGTTTGAACTCGGCCATGGCGGCCAGCATTCTGCTCTTCGAAGGAAAGAGGCAGCTGAAGGCAGAGAGATCCAGCCCGACACAGAAAGTGCAGAGGCAGTGA